The DNA region GATCCATCATACGTTTACGGACCCAATCAAGGAAGACGACTATTTTTTGGTTTACGCTATACTTTAAATTAAATTTGGTAAAATGAAATCCATAATGGGTGCTTGGCGAACTAAAGGCAACTTCAACTATCACAAGTAAGCTACCTGAAAAAATGTGCCATAAACTTAATACATGAAAAAGCATATACTCCTTTTATCCCTTATCGTATTTACATTCGGCTGCAAAAGTGAAAAAAAATCGAACGATAAACTCAACATAGTCTCCACAACCACCATGATTACCGATTTGGTTAAAAACATTGGTGGCGACCACATCAATCTTCAAGGTTTGATGGGCAGTGGTGTAGACCCGCATCTATATAAAGCCAGCGAGGGCGACGTTACAAAATTGGCCAGTGCCGATATCATTTTTTACAACGGCCTGCATTTGGAAGGTAAATTGGTAGAGGTTTTCGAAAAAATGAAAACCAAAAAAACGATGGCCATATCGGATGCTTTGGATAAAAGCACACTTATCGGTTCGGAATATTTCGCTTCGAATTACGATCCGCACATTTGGTTTAATATTGATTATTGGATCCAAGCCACCCATTTTGTTGCCAATACCCTTTCAGAAGCGGTTCCAGACAAAAAAGAAGCCTTTCAATTAAACGCAACAAAATACGTCGAGCAATTAAAAAATTTAAAAACCGAACTAACCGCGACCATAAACACATTGCCCGAAGACAAGCGCATTTTGGTTACGGCCCACGACGCCTTTAATTATTTTGGCAAAGCCTTTGGGTTCGAAGTGGTAGGCTTGCAAGGCATATCAACCGCTACCGAGGCCGGAGTTCAAGACGTTCAAAAGCTATCGGCCTTCATTATTGAAAATAAAGTAAAAGCTATATTTGTTGAAAGTTCTGTACCCAAACGCACCATCGAGGCGTTGCAAGCGGCGGTCAACTCTAAAAACCATCATGTTGAAATTGGCGGCGAATTATTCTCTGATGCACTGGGAACTTTGGGAACCAAAGAAGGCACTTATATTGGTATGTTTGAGTACAACGTGAATACTATTGTAAATGCGTTGAAGTGAAAAAAGCGAAAAACTAATTTTGTATTGAATAAAATAGCATAAAGTCAAGTCCCCAGTTCGGACGCAGTCCGAATCATCAATCTGCAGAAATAATGAGTGAAAGAGTGAAGACGCGAAACGCAGTTTCAAGCGCGAAACTCTGAAAGGGAATGTTGCCAAAGCAATTTCCTATTTTTGATATGATTTTTTGGTTCGTTTTGTATCGTGACAAAATGAACATTAAAAGGAAATTATGTTACAAAAAAATGACAAAATCCAAAAAGAGACTCCTGCTTCTGCAGGAGTGACTGCCGTACAAATAGACGACCTTACCGTAGCATACAATTACAAACCCGTGCTTTGGGATATCGATTTGGAAATCCCCGAAGGCGTTCTTATGGCCATAGTTGGTCCAAACGGCGCCGGAAAATCCACTCTCATAAAATCCATTTTAGGCATTTTAAAACCCATTGCCGGAAGCGTTAGCATTTGTGGAAAACCCTACGACAAACAACGCGACCAAGTCGCCTACGTCCCCCAAAAAGGGAGTGTAGATTGGGATTTTCCCACTACGGCTTTAGATGTTGTGATGATGGGCACTTACGGTAGTTTAGGCTGGATAAAACGCCCCGGACAAAAAGAAAAAAAAGCAGCCTTGGAAGCCCTTGAAAAAGTGGGCATGCTGCCATTTAAAAACAGACAAATTAGTCAGCTTTCCGGCGGGCAGCAACAACGTATATTTTTGGCCAGGGCATTGGTACAAAACGCTTCCATTTATTTTATGGACGAGCCCTTTCAAGGTGTTGATGCTTCCACCGAAATAGCCATTATCAATATTTTAAAAGCCCTTAGGAAAGCAGGAAAAACGGTTATTGTGGTGCACCACGATTTACAGACCGTTCCCGAATATTTTGATTGGGTAACCTTTTTAAACGTAAAGAAAATTGCCACTGGCCCGGTTAAGGACATTTTTAATGACGATAACTTAACCAAAACCTACGGCATCAATTATAAAGTGAGTGTTCAGGAGTAGATAATCGTCATTACGAGGAGTTTCAATGATAACCGAGAGGACGTGATAATCTTTTAAAATGAAGTTCCAATTAAAAGATTGCCACGACTGAAAAAGTCTCGCAATGACAAAAAAATAGACAAATAGACCTAACAGAATACATAAAACTCGTTTTTAGCGATTACACCCTTCGCACCATCACCCTTGGCACGGCCATTTTAGGAGCGGTTACTGGCATGCTGGGCAGTTTTGCCGTACTGCGGAAACAAAGCCTTTTGGGTGATGCGATTTCGCACGCTGCGCTTCCAGGCATTGCCATCGCTTTTTTGATTTCTGGAACTAAAGACAGTAACGTTTTGTTACTAGGCGCATTAGTAAGCGGATTAATTGGCACCTTTTGGATTCGCGGTATCATTAAAAAAACACATTTAAAATCCGATACCGCCTTGGGACTTATTTTATCATTGTTTTTTGGGTTTGGTATGTTGCTGCTCACCTTCATTCAAAAGCAACCCAATGCCAACCAAGCGGGATTGGACACTTACCTGTTTGGCCAAGCAGCCACTTTGGTGGAAAGCGACGTGTGGCTCATGGCTATTGTAACGGGCATTTGCTTATTGGTTTTATTACTGTTTTGGAAAGAATTTAAAATCCTGCTTTTTGATGCCGATTACACCAAAACACTAGGCTTCAACACCAAATTTATTGATATTTTAATCACCTCATTTATTGTGTTGGCCATTGTTTTAGGCTTACAAACCGTTGGCGTGGTATTGATGAGCGCCATGCTTTTGGCACCTGCCGCCGCAGCCCGGCAATGGACCAACAGTTTGGGCACGATGGTTTTTCTTGCGGCCGTTTTCGGAGCATGTTCCGGGGTGTTTGGTACAGCCGTTAGCGCGAGCCAAAACAATTTATCAACCGGCCCTGTTATTGTTATTGTAGCTGGCGTTTTTGTGTTGGTATCCTTTATTTTTTCGCCCAGCCGAGGATTGCTTTTCAAACAAATCCGTTTTATAAAAAATCGTCGCGATTTGCAGCTTCACAAAACCTTGGCGTTTATGTACCGCATCGCATCAACACACGACAACATTTCACATCCGCACACCATTAAAATCCTGAACAACTTTCAAGGTTACACCAAAGGCACTTTGCAAAAATTGGTCAACAAAAACTATGTGGTTTTAGAGGGAAACATGTGGAGTTTGACCGAAGAAGGGTTTAAAACCGCTACCAATCTGTACAACCAACAAAACAAGACCGATGAGTAGTGCGCAAATAGAAATACAGTTAATAGCCTGTTTGGTGGCCGTAGCTTGTGCCATTCCGGGCACTTTTTTAGTGTTGCGAAAAATGGCCATGATTAGTGATGCCATAAGCCATTCTATTTTACCGGGCATTGTTGTGGGCTTCTTTATTACACAAGATTTAAACTCACCGCTACTCATTCTTTTGGCGGCTTTAACAGGCATTATCACCGTAGTTTTGGTGGAATACATCCAAAAAACCGGATTGGTAAAAGAAGACACCGCCATTGGACTAGTGTTTCCAGTGTTGTTCAGTATTGGAGTGATTCTCATTGCAAAACATGCCAACGACGTTCATTTGGATGTTGATGCCGTATTATTGGGCGAATTGGCCTTTGCACCATTCGACCGAATGATTATAGCCGGAACCGATGTTGGTCCAAAATCACTTTGGATTATTGGCTGCATTTTAGGCATCACCCTTATTTTATTAACTACGTTTTTCAAGGAATTAAAAGTCAGCACCTTTGATGCCGGGTTATCTGCTTCATTGGGTTTTTCTCCAGCGGTGATTCACTATGGCTTAATGACGGTATCATCCGTAACTACAGTAGGAGCTTTTGATGCCGTTGGTGCTATTTTAGTCGTCGCGCTTATGATAGCCCCGGCCGCAGCAGCATACCTACTTACTACCGATTTAAAACGCATGATTCTTTACGCCTGTGGCTTCGGAATTTTTAGTGCCATTGCCGGATACTGGTTGGCACATGTGCTCGACGCTTCCATTGCGGGATCTATTACCACCGTTTTAGGATTATTGTTTTTGGCCGTATATTTATTCGCTCCAGGCAAAGGCATCATTGCCGTTTTGTACCGCGAGAAACAGCAGCGTATCGAAGTATCGTTACTTACGTTTTTGCTTCATTTAAAAAACCACACCGAAGAAAGTGAACGCCACGTGAACCACCTCAACGAACATATCAATTGGCAAAAAGTACGTAGCAAAACAGTGTTGAACCTCGCCCTAAAAAACAACATGATTTCCATTGAAAATCGAGTGGTTTCCCTCTCTAAGAAAGGTGACGCTTTTACTTCGCAAGCCATTGATTATATTATGACCAATGAACACGCTCAAATTGAAGGAATGAAAGACGATTTCTTTTTGTTTAGGGGGTAAATTGGTTCCAGGTTTTGGGTTCTGAGTTGCGGGTTTCAACGTTTGGGTTGGAGCACTTTCAAAAAAAGGGTAAATTGTAAACTGACTTTAGGTGATATTTATATGGCACAACACAACCAACTCGGAAAAAAAGGTGAACAATTGGCGGTCGATTTTCTTTTGAAGAACGGTTACGATATTGTGGAACGCAATTACCGTTTCGACAAGGCCGAAGTGGATATCATCGCCCAAAAAAGTGACATATTAGCTATTATTGAAGTAAAAACCCGCTCAACCACCGATTTTGGAAATCCGCAGGATTTTGTAAAATCCAAGCAAATTCAGCGCTTGGTAAAGGCTGTTGACGAATACGTTACCACAAACTGTTTAGATGTAGAAGTGCGCTTTGATATTATTGCGATTGTGAAAGAAGACAAAAGTTTTAAAATCGATCATTTAGAAAATGCCTTTTATCATTTTTAGAGCTACTCCTCTTCGTCAAAAAAATCTTTTAAATCCTCGAAATCTTGTGGTTTGGCAATAATTTCCTTGTTTTTATTCAACACAAAATAAGTTGGCGTGGCGGTAACACCATAACTATCGCCAATGG from Tamlana crocina includes:
- a CDS encoding zinc ABC transporter substrate-binding protein is translated as MKKHILLLSLIVFTFGCKSEKKSNDKLNIVSTTTMITDLVKNIGGDHINLQGLMGSGVDPHLYKASEGDVTKLASADIIFYNGLHLEGKLVEVFEKMKTKKTMAISDALDKSTLIGSEYFASNYDPHIWFNIDYWIQATHFVANTLSEAVPDKKEAFQLNATKYVEQLKNLKTELTATINTLPEDKRILVTAHDAFNYFGKAFGFEVVGLQGISTATEAGVQDVQKLSAFIIENKVKAIFVESSVPKRTIEALQAAVNSKNHHVEIGGELFSDALGTLGTKEGTYIGMFEYNVNTIVNALK
- a CDS encoding metal ABC transporter ATP-binding protein codes for the protein MLQKNDKIQKETPASAGVTAVQIDDLTVAYNYKPVLWDIDLEIPEGVLMAIVGPNGAGKSTLIKSILGILKPIAGSVSICGKPYDKQRDQVAYVPQKGSVDWDFPTTALDVVMMGTYGSLGWIKRPGQKEKKAALEALEKVGMLPFKNRQISQLSGGQQQRIFLARALVQNASIYFMDEPFQGVDASTEIAIINILKALRKAGKTVIVVHHDLQTVPEYFDWVTFLNVKKIATGPVKDIFNDDNLTKTYGINYKVSVQE
- a CDS encoding iron chelate uptake ABC transporter family permease subunit gives rise to the protein MDLTEYIKLVFSDYTLRTITLGTAILGAVTGMLGSFAVLRKQSLLGDAISHAALPGIAIAFLISGTKDSNVLLLGALVSGLIGTFWIRGIIKKTHLKSDTALGLILSLFFGFGMLLLTFIQKQPNANQAGLDTYLFGQAATLVESDVWLMAIVTGICLLVLLLFWKEFKILLFDADYTKTLGFNTKFIDILITSFIVLAIVLGLQTVGVVLMSAMLLAPAAAARQWTNSLGTMVFLAAVFGACSGVFGTAVSASQNNLSTGPVIVIVAGVFVLVSFIFSPSRGLLFKQIRFIKNRRDLQLHKTLAFMYRIASTHDNISHPHTIKILNNFQGYTKGTLQKLVNKNYVVLEGNMWSLTEEGFKTATNLYNQQNKTDE
- a CDS encoding metal ABC transporter permease, with translation MSSAQIEIQLIACLVAVACAIPGTFLVLRKMAMISDAISHSILPGIVVGFFITQDLNSPLLILLAALTGIITVVLVEYIQKTGLVKEDTAIGLVFPVLFSIGVILIAKHANDVHLDVDAVLLGELAFAPFDRMIIAGTDVGPKSLWIIGCILGITLILLTTFFKELKVSTFDAGLSASLGFSPAVIHYGLMTVSSVTTVGAFDAVGAILVVALMIAPAAAAYLLTTDLKRMILYACGFGIFSAIAGYWLAHVLDASIAGSITTVLGLLFLAVYLFAPGKGIIAVLYREKQQRIEVSLLTFLLHLKNHTEESERHVNHLNEHINWQKVRSKTVLNLALKNNMISIENRVVSLSKKGDAFTSQAIDYIMTNEHAQIEGMKDDFFLFRG
- a CDS encoding YraN family protein, which encodes MAQHNQLGKKGEQLAVDFLLKNGYDIVERNYRFDKAEVDIIAQKSDILAIIEVKTRSTTDFGNPQDFVKSKQIQRLVKAVDEYVTTNCLDVEVRFDIIAIVKEDKSFKIDHLENAFYHF